The Deltaproteobacteria bacterium genome includes a region encoding these proteins:
- the bioF gene encoding 8-amino-7-oxononanoate synthase yields MASPFEKAFEDELAHVRTAGLWRELRRIEGPVDTWVTVDGVRALALCSNNYLGLANHPTLAAAAARAAAAYGVGAGASRLISGSLAIHRDLEARLARFEHTEAALLFPTGYHANVGAITTLVRRGDAVFSDRLNHASIIDGCRLSGADVHVYPHADAAALDALLARAAARRRLVVTDSVFSMDGDHAPLGEICRVAAARDAMVMVDEAHATGVEGPTGAGLVEALGLGGAVTVRMGTLGKALGGAGAFVAGSRALVDLLVNRARSFIYTTALPPPVVAAADAALDVVAREPERRARLGALSATLRGRLRALGFEISAGAGPIIPVIAGTSERALAWSRGLLERGVFVQAIRPPTVPDGTARLRVTLMATHTDQDVEYAVTAFAALRDRTASS; encoded by the coding sequence ATGGCGAGCCCGTTCGAGAAGGCCTTCGAGGACGAGCTCGCGCACGTCAGGACGGCCGGCCTCTGGCGCGAGCTCCGCCGCATCGAGGGTCCGGTCGACACCTGGGTGACGGTCGACGGCGTACGCGCGCTGGCGCTCTGCTCGAACAACTACCTCGGCCTCGCCAACCACCCGACGCTCGCCGCCGCGGCGGCGCGCGCCGCCGCGGCGTACGGCGTCGGGGCGGGCGCCTCACGGCTGATCTCCGGCTCCCTCGCGATCCACCGCGACCTCGAGGCACGGCTCGCGCGCTTCGAGCACACGGAGGCGGCATTGCTCTTTCCGACCGGCTACCACGCGAACGTCGGCGCCATCACGACCCTCGTGCGCCGCGGCGACGCGGTGTTCAGCGACCGCCTGAACCACGCCTCGATCATCGACGGCTGCCGCCTCTCCGGCGCCGACGTGCACGTCTATCCGCACGCCGATGCCGCCGCGCTCGACGCCCTGCTGGCGCGCGCGGCGGCGCGGCGACGCCTCGTCGTCACCGACTCCGTGTTCAGCATGGACGGCGACCACGCGCCGCTCGGCGAGATCTGCCGCGTCGCCGCCGCGCGCGACGCAATGGTGATGGTGGACGAGGCGCACGCGACTGGCGTCGAGGGTCCGACCGGCGCCGGCCTCGTCGAAGCGCTCGGGCTCGGCGGCGCCGTGACCGTGCGGATGGGGACGCTCGGGAAGGCGCTCGGCGGCGCGGGAGCGTTCGTCGCCGGGAGTCGCGCGCTCGTCGACCTGCTCGTGAACCGCGCGCGGAGCTTCATCTACACGACCGCGCTGCCGCCGCCGGTGGTCGCCGCCGCCGACGCCGCGCTCGACGTCGTCGCGCGCGAGCCGGAGCGGCGCGCCCGCCTCGGCGCGCTCTCGGCGACGCTCCGCGGGCGCCTGCGCGCGCTCGGCTTCGAGATCTCCGCGGGCGCGGGCCCGATCATTCCCGTCATCGCGGGAACGAGCGAGCGCGCCCTCGCCTGGTCGCGCGGACTTCTCGAGCGCGGCGTCTTCGTGCAGGCCATCCGCCCGCCAACGGTTCCCGACGGCACCGCCCGCCTGCGCGTCACCCTGATGGCCACCCACACCGACCAGGACGTCGAGTACGCCGTGACCGCCTTCGCCGCGCTCCGCGATCGAACCGCGAGCAGCTGA